A segment of the Pseudoliparis swirei isolate HS2019 ecotype Mariana Trench chromosome 4, NWPU_hadal_v1, whole genome shotgun sequence genome:
agcttaacccttgtgttgccttagggtcattttgacccgaatcaatattacaccctccccccgcctttgggtcattttgacccgattcaatgtttcaccctcctgttacctttatatttactaacatattttaccctttgggttcaatttgacgccagcaattaaaacctccagaaaattattagaattaatattgttttccaagtttaagtgtgaggcactttatgtttgtttgttgactaccgaaagaacaccgacattaaacattgaatggggtcaaattaatcctaaagcggggggagggtgtaatattgattcgggtcaaaatgaccctaaggcaacacaagggttaacaaaacaggggcagttaaccaaagaatcattctcacaggattaatcatcatgttaattctacaatggaatgctcggagtttgttggcaaatggacaataattcaaaaaatatgttgggaaTATTCCTAGTAAaccagatgtcatatgcatacaggaaacatggttaaaaccaaatttggacttcagactagctggatatgtgtgtgttaggtgtgatagggagggtggtcaaggaggaggatgtgccacatttattagtgaagacgtcacatttagagaggtgaagatagggaccgagctcgaatatgtaactgtggagatctgggcaagggaaggagaggtcatagttgcacatttttataatccctgtaaaaaattagaggtgaatagattggcacaaattgaaaggataggtggcaacaaggttgtggtatgtggagattttaatgcacatagtacattatggggtggagtaagaacagatctcaatggggaggtaatggaagaattactagaggaacacaatttggtttgtttaacgatggcagagggactagattagatgtgcacacagggaacatgtcggcgctagacttaaccattgtatctaggagtttagcagggatatgcgagtgggaggtagaagaggaaacatcagtgggcagtgatcattttccaataaagtgtaaaatagcattacaaaggagtAAGGAACAGGGAGAGTTGATTGGTaagtgggtgtttaatagggcaaaatgggaacttttcaaatatatatgcgagcaagaaatggataaaatagacttaaatgaagatgtcgacgaggttgatataaaaatgacatttacaatactggaagcagcaaaacaagcaatagctaaaagtaaaggaaggatgaaaagaaagggggtcccctggcagtgttgccaggtccgcggttttcccgcggaattggcctacttttgaagtgttgccgcgggttgaattgtttgtccgctggttcgggtagacctattttgcatgcaaattacatgaatatctttcaataaaaatccatattttaaatgaaataatttatttatacccaaatcctaccaaactgactccagatcagcacatacacacattttatttctgataatatactgtatctaattacacaaggccattttaggacctaggtgaaataactgtttcgggaaaactgcttttaatgctggcatactaaacatttggtgttactttgtagatattacaatacatttggcaatgatagcaatgctgttggactttaaaagcagtgtatatggtttggcacgggcatattttgagttctgatattgggctgttttttgggctggttttattggccattgggctggttttgtcacacagacctggcaaccctgagtgAGAGACGACCCGCAGCAGCACACTCACACCTGAGCCTCGCGCAGCGTCTTTTCGCGGCTCTTTTTCGGACCAACAGTTACACGTAAGTACGCCGCATTTTGTCAATAAAGTTACTTAATGAACGGTTCTCAGTTGTATATGTTGGTCAACTGCTTCTATAGTTTACTTTACTTGTGTTGGTTAGCATTGTAacactgtgtgttgttagcaCCGTAAggttcagggctccagactaactttttttactaggagcacagtggcccctaacttaaaattttaggggcgcaagcagaaaatttaggggcgcacacagggtttttcctgggtcaaaatgggtcttcggtgctccccaaaaaaaatgtttgcgcgctgcgcgcgcaccgtctattcatacaggtcgagctgttgagtgagtgatcagcagctggccgctctgtccattcacgcacctcacagttgtgtattgatcagacaagaagacacgcttatcaactccagtgtttcccctaccattataacagggtgaaatctccacccgccactctgtaatttcgtcacacctcagtgttaaattaagctcagggcaccaacatggctagcggcactagtcccgcccccctgaagctgtaaacctcggggaaacactctactcgattactattgatcaaaacagaacgagggttcggctgtagccgacttgaaacatactattgagaacatattcgctgacatgcacgtgatgaacactttttttttttcatcgcagacttttttttgccttaggcgctcgggatttgtcataggcgctcgggaaaacagcttaggcgcgcgcccaaattttctctgcaggaaaaaccctgacacactataaaacgacttgcaaagttttcccatcatttttactgtattactgataaataatttgacaatatacaatcttatgcctgtttgccttcatgaactgcaaaacattcacaacagaggactcttcagaagttactgtattgagtttaaatatattttaagagaaaacataccttgagcatgtgcatgttgcacttcgatgtggccaatcaaaacatttgttggtttctagagatgcaccgatcaggtttttggtgccgatcaccgatcactgaaatcagtatctgccgatcaccgataataccgatcactgaaatcagtatctgccgatccgataataccgatcaccgatcacggtgttgattgaagcattctatttattgtgtagcattattgcctaggactatgaggaaatacatatataaagcaactcaaacattaaagaaattaccgatttctttaaacatttaggacttttactttgaaaaatgtcctaattgatacattaaaattgtttgattgctattgtaggggatttcagatatgtatggaacacatctgcattattcatttcctggaactcttggggaaatctatatacaggacttttcttaacatacaaaagacttactaatttttataaactcttccttggtccagtaaaaatgttttaatgtgagcataatttaagctaaatctcagaaacgatctctaaagatacaaaatcagttaattgtttacttttatatgttcgtgtatgatttgtcgacatcttattttgaaaaacggatgttgtttcacgtggttctttccgctaactttgcaaaaccggatgttgtcacttaaatccttccgctaactatcaaaaccctcgcgcgctcccgatcgaatgcgtttaccgtgaacatcagtctataggggcagacatgtgagtgtcggctgagttgacccagtgattcaactcgggggacggggacgccgctcggtgcgtgaggatcccctctgacctctcactctgcggcccagtctggagccctggaggGTCTGAGTCAACGCTACACTGCAgctggagtggagaaggccggctTCCAGCGGGTGGACAGGCATGAAGAACTAGTTTCAgtttaaaacataattttcAGTTTTTGACTTGGACGTTATATAGTTtagttgtcttgttttttttttaatgaaaggaTATAATTAGTTGGAACACTTCaggttgatttattttatattgtaaaatatattgaGGCTCAATTTGTACTCAATAAATTGTGAGATGTTTTTAGCTGTGAATTTATTTCCCATGTTTTAGGGACTGCTTTGCTGCCTTCAGGGTCCTGCAGGCTGGAGCTCAGGAGCAGCTCTTGTGGGACTGCTGGAGGACCTCAGAGGCATCGTCTGGGAACCTGGAGAACACCAGCGCCTCAAGGACCAAGTTCAACAACGATATAACCATCTAGTTGGACTTGTTCCACTGCATGCGGCGCTTCAGTCTCGGagcatcactctctctccacctttctGCCAGTTCCTCTCTGCAGCTTTCCTCGTTGTGGACCAGGAGATCTCCAGAGGCTCAAGGAGGCGAACACCTTCTGTGGGATCTCCTCCTAATCCCACCAAGCTGCACATGAGAGCGCTGCAGGTCCAAGGTGCCACAGCCctgagagctgctgcagagggTGGAAGACGTCCTCCATCACTTCTACATCTCAAAAGATGTCAACCTGCTCCTCTACAAATCCTCCATGTTAAAGATATGAAGGATGCAGCGTGTGCACATCTTGAGAGGCTGCCTGAGCGACCCTGAGGTGGGGGAGGGAACCCTGTACAGGTTTGGTGGCACCTTGCAGCTGAACTACACCGAGGGAGAGGGAGCTGCTGCACCCATCTGGATCCCTGAGAGAGGCCCCTCTCAGCAGGAGGGCTTCCACTTTCACCAAGCCCAGTGGGTCACAGGGAACCAGGTTTCCTgtgaagtaagtaagtaatttattttccataagtacatgcataacgtgtacatactgacagacattaacaacagaaaaaatgtacgaatggaggaccgtccaaagaccgaggtctgtaggctcctctgagatgagttggacggccccaccccgaaccctttagccccgcccctcccaactactacaggcacacagacagtacacacacatatggatcaaaacataaaatgtcgtacaagcaacaacaacaacaacaacaaaaacagaacaggaaaaagaaaaccaaaagcaaacgaaaaagaaagacatcgtaaaaataataataaaaggcaaatgtgaactactgataacttagaaaaaaaaaaaaatatcacgaacatcaaattatgaatatacattttattttaaatatctttcctctattgtactgtgccgccaggctgtatatcaatattaataattttctaaatgaagtgagatggcgtttaaggcgagaaccaaatgccttggtggtggatgctgatttgacctcgtccggaatttggctccagagctttggacctctacggatgaagcttttaaatacaatgtcgactgtatgtttatttatatgtgaaCTATTCCAGGCGCAGGCCATGACAGGGGTGGTGCGCTGGAACTTCCGGAGACTGGTTGACCTGAAGCTGCCCGGTGTGGAGCTGCCAGCCGTGTTCGACCCCGTGTTGATAGCAGAGCTGAACAATTTGTCTCCAAAGGTGACGGCAAAGGCAAAATATCCAGCGCTGCAGGTCACCaacagagacacaggagagagattCGGTCTGGACTATGTGGAGCGTTGCTGTCGTCCTGTTCCTCTCAACTGGGACAAGCACAAGACACAGCCAAGCATGGCCGCTGCGGTCGCCAAGGAGACGGAGCATCCTGCAGCTGTAGAGGCCACAGACCGTCAGGTAATCCAGATAAATGACCAGTCAATTATCAATAATCATGATCAGATTGTGAATACTTATTGTCCTCTCCGTGTGACGCTTCATTTCAGGAGACCAGTGCCACTGTGAGGGAAGCTCCATCCAGTCTTGTGCCCATCCTGTCCTTCCACGAGGGGTCTGACGTAAAGTTCCAGCCGCCCTGGAGGCCGTCGTCTGATCCAGGTAAATTAAACCCCGACCACCCTCATATGGACTTTGCACTGAGAACCAGCCGTGTAAATAAAAGACCGAATAACAAGACAATCGTcttaatatattgtttatttacaataatcctgaaaatataaaaaacacatcacCATATAATTGTATTCTCCCAAGAAACACTGTAATCAACATGTGCTTTATACGCTGTGTTTATCTACAGCACCGCTGCCCGTATCCTCCTCTCCATATAGCCGCTCGCACCGGACCGATGAAAACAGGAGGCATTGTCCAGGTCCTGGACCACGGCCGGTGGACAGAAGCTGCCATCGACGGGCTTCTGATTAAACACCACGGAGCTCCACGCATGCTGAAGCAGGTGGATGACGACTACGCCGCCATGGTCCAGAGGGGGTGCACTGACCCTCACAGTTTGTTACATCCGACCACATGCCAACATATCTCCAGATATGTCAAGCATCTGGCCAAAAGAAAACCCACCAGCTCCTCTCTGAACACCAGCCCAGAGAAGGTGTTGGAGACACAGCAGCTGTGGCAGAGCTTGACCACCAGCAGCCAAACGGTCAGTGTGCCGGTCATCACCATGCCTCCTGCAACCGTCAACCCTCCAGCTGTGGCTCCTctgtagagacagaatgacatgctgctggttagagacgaccaacaacagacggattggaagctcattctgcgcatgcgttaaatgcgttaaaaaacaacaactagttaatcctgtaatttaattaactgagttaacgcgttatttttcacagcactaatataaatatatggatatacagtatatgcatatatatggatatacagtatatgcatatatatggataaatatatatatgcatatatcaggcatgagaatccctcacctttcggcgaaattcgccgttttgaaaccaaaataggtgacttacgtcaGACCCTAGATTTTAATTCGGTTACATAACATTGCATAACGCACTGACTGACGGCGGCGTGTTGTCTTTTCTCTGACAGGATACGTTTGGAAAGTCTGATCCCTTCCTGGAGTTCTTTAAGAAGGGAGACGATGGAAAGTGGCAGCTGGTCCACAGAaccgaggtacacacacacacgtgcacacaaacGAACGCACACACGTATGCACACACCTGCAGTCatttttccaaaacatttttAGCTATTGTTTCTTGTGAAATTATTGTGATTTGAAAACCACGTTTGACAAAATATCCCGACGTTCAAGTTCTAAAACTATAATGTTTCTAAttgaagagcacacacacacacacacacacacacacacacacacacaaaggatgaCATTATTATGATGGTGTTTGTCTCCAGGTGGTGAAGAACAACCTGAGTCCCACCTGGAAGAAGTTCTCTGTTCCCCTGCAGACGTTCTGCGGCAGCGACCTCGACCGACCGCTGAAGGTTCGACCAATCAGAATCCAGCTCCATTCAAATCCGTAATATCTTTCCACAGTTTAcctgaggcctcctcctcctcctcctcctgcaggtggaTTGCTCTGATTACGACAGCGATGGAACTCACGATCTGATTGGTTCCTTCACCACTAAAGTGTCCGAGCTGCAGAAAGCTGGAAGTTCGCCGGCAAGCTCGCCGGCTATAAAACGTTTGACGACTTCCTGTCGGCCGGCCGGAGGTCGTTAGTAAACTGTCGGCGCGTCGTCCTCCCAGGTGTCCTTTGACTGCATCCACTccgagaaacagaagaagaagaagagctacAAGAACTCTGGAGTCGTCTCTTTGAAGAGCTGCAAGGTAGAGACCGCGTTACCCAGAGTGCTTTGCTTTGTGAACCTTCTGTCGTCTGTCACCTGAACAGAGCCGTCTGATTGGCTCAGAGCCGTCTGATTGGTTTAGAgccgtctgattggctctctgAGGCGCATGCAGCCGGTGAATGTGAAGCTCATTTTAATGACTTTATATATTGCTGTATAATAATACaccataaaataatataatgtatcgGGTTATTTACAATTTGATGATTGATCTACTGTCAATCTGCAAAATGAGCTCAAGCTGTCATATAGTAGAAATATATAAAGTAGCAAAAAATGGAAATAAGTAAATTACAAGTACTGCAAAACTTCACTGGAGTGCAGTAATAGTTGGATTATGATTGTTATTACttaattctatttattttatgatataCTCACAAGTTTTCCCCCCCACTGTGTGTTTGCAGATGTCGACCCATCACTCCTTCCTGGACTACGTGATGGGCGGCTGCCAGATCAACTTCACCGTACGGCGACaccaacacaccacacacacgttttaaaGGCTTTATTTTAACCCACCAATCACATTCAAGCGATTAAAATAAGATAAACATGgcaacattttgatttttaatgaTGGATCTCTTGTGAGCAAACGTCCAGACGTGTCCGTCTTAATTGATCTTTTTAAAAACTCACTTCACGAACTCTTTGATTACATTAATTAATCGTTGTTTGTAGGTGGGGATCGACTTCACCGGCTCCAATGGAGACCCTCGCTCGCCCGACTCTCTCCACTACATGAGTCCAGACGGGTTGAACCAGTCCCTGTCGGCTCTGTGGTCGGTGGGTAACGTGGTCCAGGACTACGACACGTGAGTACACACTACACCCGGAGAACTACGCCTTCAAACGTATGCACAGAA
Coding sequences within it:
- the LOC130193284 gene encoding uncharacterized protein LOC130193284 isoform X2 yields the protein MQRVHILRGCLSDPEVGEGTLYRFGGTLQLNYTEGEGAAAPIWIPERGPSQQEGFHFHQAQWVTGNQVSCEAQAMTGVVRWNFRRLVDLKLPGVELPAVFDPVLIAELNNLSPKVTAKAKYPALQVTNRDTGERFGLDYVERCCRPVPLNWDKHKTQPSMAAAVAKETEHPAAVEATDRQETSATVREAPSSLVPILSFHEGSDVKFQPPWRPSSDPAPLPVSSSPYSRSHRTDENRRHCPGPGPRPVDRSCHRRASD
- the LOC130193288 gene encoding copine-1-like isoform X1 encodes the protein MSTHHSFLDYVMGGCQINFTVGIDFTGSNGDPRSPDSLHYMSPDGLNQSLSALWSVGNVVQDYDTELSRMDGVPLRMPQGASQQVQEDVHVIVPDYLTRLQDTEVSGS
- the LOC130193288 gene encoding copine-1-like isoform X2, whose amino-acid sequence is MSTHHSFLDYVMGGCQINFTVGIDFTGSNGDPRSPDSLHYMSPDGLNQSLSALWSVGNVVQDYDTGSVEVWKEILEEDISSFPTLQWWSRRLERIKSCLW
- the LOC130193284 gene encoding uncharacterized protein LOC130193284 isoform X1 produces the protein MNIHFILNIFPLLYCAARLYININNFLNEVRWRLRREPNALVVDADLTSSGIWLQSFGPLRMKLLNTMSTVCLFICELFQAQAMTGVVRWNFRRLVDLKLPGVELPAVFDPVLIAELNNLSPKVTAKAKYPALQVTNRDTGERFGLDYVERCCRPVPLNWDKHKTQPSMAAAVAKETEHPAAVEATDRQETSATVREAPSSLVPILSFHEGSDVKFQPPWRPSSDPAPLPVSSSPYSRSHRTDENRRHCPGPGPRPVDRSCHRRASD
- the LOC130193284 gene encoding uncharacterized protein LOC130193284 isoform X3, whose product is MQRVHILRGCLSDPEVGEGTLYRFGGTLQLNYTEGEGAAAPIWIPERGPSQQEGFHFHQAQWVTGNQVSCEVTAKAKYPALQVTNRDTGERFGLDYVERCCRPVPLNWDKHKTQPSMAAAVAKETEHPAAVEATDRQETSATVREAPSSLVPILSFHEGSDVKFQPPWRPSSDPAPLPVSSSPYSRSHRTDENRRHCPGPGPRPVDRSCHRRASD
- the LOC130193288 gene encoding copine-1-like isoform X4 encodes the protein MSTHHSFLDYVMGGCQINFTVGIDFTGSNGDPRSPDSLHYMSPDGLNQSLSALWSVGNVVQDYDTEPITDTSGYRTPSQ
- the LOC130193288 gene encoding copine-1-like isoform X3, whose product is MSTHHSFLDYVMGGCQINFTVGIDFTGSNGDPRSPDSLHYMSPDGLNQSLSALWSVGNVVQDYDTDRAREGEKTLIGQHSSAGDAFRRLINQ
- the LOC130193284 gene encoding copine-B-like isoform X4, coding for MKTGGIVQVLDHGRWTEAAIDGLLIKHHGAPRMLKQVDDDYAAMVQRGCTDPHSLLHPTTCQHISRYVKHLAKRKPTSSSLNTSPEKVLETQQLWQSLTTSSQTDTFGKSDPFLEFFKKGDDGKWQLVHRTEVVKNNLSPTWKKFSVPLQTFCGSDLDRPLKVDCSDYDSDGTHDLIGSFTTKVSELQKAGSSPASSPAIKRLTTSCRPAGGR